From Brassica oleracea var. oleracea cultivar TO1000 chromosome C3, BOL, whole genome shotgun sequence, a single genomic window includes:
- the LOC106335823 gene encoding uncharacterized protein LOC106335823: MQHNGFFLGCNHLNRDITTDARTGYRLYPVQDIDSVLSNVNVDDTFSALYGDLYVKQLKETLKHTMLVQESVFESQIHELHRLYQRQKELMMEMEGTRQHEEALYLNSSVPSPTTHWMSSNVSTYQTYEENIPNQTEAADNVKKPEKMVLDLELPVLECHDGEEETSLMNGEVANSLESGSQSNKLQFDLNEPAEIEEHYQFLSPVSSDESDKKNEGEEGSVKGSCWMYEAKGYGIDLNMSPLSSLEEVNVVVKKLGEEKPQECLSEKSRVLVQALPCLNSTLLLNKPHDSYKPRKKKKKKVRLGPVDKTFRGSDLDLHSSAQATTDKGTKVVGKKKRKKSRRICLVKEGNYKEISAAEAMVDMSRKSGREASEFITYLSRKNLLMLAEVSSLVVGGYELDYSEATTEMNLEDHKRILRSNTTAVNKTSVSSIVLKKQKRSYAKGKRKDDLQGTFSECEASEEDLQVKVDEVSDQEGHCEFHKKKRRSSTLKRTEGFTWGAKSKRRRGSRIPAVDFQHMIINQ; this comes from the exons ATGCAGCACAACGGCTTTTTCCTGGGGTGCAATCACTTAAACCGTGACATTACTACAGATGCGAGAACTGGCTATCGTTTGTATCCAGTACAGGACATTGATTCGGTGTTATCAAATGTGAATGTTGATGATACATTCTCTGCATTGTACGGTGATCTTTATGTTAAACAGTTGAAGGAAACACTGAAGCACACCATGCTTGTACAAGAATCCGTCTTTGAAAGCCAG ATCCATGAGCTTCATCGTCTCTATCAAAGGCAGAAGGAACTGATGATGGAAATGGAGGGAACTCGACAACACGAGGAGGCCTTGTACCTTAACTCTAGTGTCCCTAGCCCTACAACACACTGGATGAGCTCAAACGTCTCCACTTATCAAACTTATGAAGAAAACATTCCTAATCAGACTGAAGCTGCAGATAATGTCAAGAAGCCTGAGAAGATGGTCTTGGATCTGGAGTTACCGGTTCTAGAGTGTCATGATGGAGAGGAAGAGACGAGTCTGATGAATGGTGAAGTTGCAAACTCTCTTGAATCTGGTAGCCAGTCGAATAAGCTGCAGTTTGATTTGAATGAACCGGCTGAGATCGAGGAACACTATCAGTTCCTTAGTCCAGTCTCATCGGATGAGTCTGATAAAAAGAATGAGGGAGAAGAAGGTTCAGTAAAGGGCTCCTGCTGGATGTATGAAGCGAAAG GTTATGGAATTGACTTGAACATGTCTCCCCTTTCATCTCTAGAGGAAGTAAATGTTGTTGTTAAGAAGCTTGGAGAAGAGAAACCTCAAGAGTGTTTATCAGAGAAGTCACGAGTGTTGGTTCAAGCGCTGCCGTGTTTAAACAGCACTCTACTTTTGAACAAGCCACATGACTCATACAAGCCAAGGAAGAAGAAGAAGAAGAAAGTAAGACTTGGTCCAGTTGATAAAACTTTCAGAGGCTCAGATCTTGACCTGCACTCAAGTGCTCAAGCCACTACTGATAAAGGGACTAAAGTAGTTGGGAAGAAGAAACGGAAGAAGAGCAGAAGGATATGTCTTGTGAAAGAGGGGAATTATAAAGAGATATCTGCAGCTGAGGCTATGGTTGATATGTCTAGAAAGTCTGGTCGTGAAGCCTCTGAGTTCATCACTTACTTGAGCAGAAAAAATCTACTTATGTTGGCTGAGGTTTCTTCTTTGGTTGTTGGAGGCTACGAGTTAGACTATTCTGAGGCAACGACAGAGATGAATCTGGAGGACCACAAGAGAATTCTGAGATCGAATACTACTGCAGTTAACAAAACATCAGTCTCTAGCATTGTCCTTAAAAAGCAGAAGAGGAGCTATGCCAAGGGGAAACGCAAAGATGACCTGCAAGGCACATTTTCAGAATGTGAAGCCAGCGAGGAGGATCTGCAAGTAAAGGTAGATGAAGTTTCTGACCAAGAAGGGCACTGCGAGTTCCACAAGAAGAAGAGAAGAAGCTCTACTCTTA